The Syngnathus scovelli strain Florida chromosome 17, RoL_Ssco_1.2, whole genome shotgun sequence sequence TTTTACAGCATTATGGTTCGATTTTGTGTGCTTGACTTGTAGTGGATCGAAGGGGAGAGTCAGAGGAATCGGGCGACGACGAGACCAGGAGGAAGAGCATCAATGGCGACATGGACCCTAATCAGCCTCCCGCCACGAGTATGTCATCccaacacattcacccaatcagCGGCAGCTCTCACATGCGATGTTTCTGGTCCTGTAGTCTaggaatggatggatgttaaagCAGAGCCCCCACTCATGTGTTATGACTTCTTTCCCTCTAGATAAAGAAGAGTCTCCCGTTGACATGGATACCATCATCCTAGACCCAGAGGAGGAGGTGAGTGGAAGCCGTTTGGCATGACGTgttgacacacatacacacacacagacacacacacctggGGATCCTCATAAACCCGTTGTGGATTTTCCCCTTCACCTCAGTATGAAATGACTAGACTTATTTATCACTTATTTATTTACAGGATGTGGACCTTGTTCATTGCCGTATCGGAAAAATTGAAGGACTGGAAGTGCTCCAGAAAGCAAAAGTAAGTCCATAATCCATTCAGAAAGGGTTGGTGTTCAATGAACACTAACATTTATCACCAAATGTTATAAATATATGAATACAAATAGAAGAACAGAAAAAATGCAGTATTGTCAATCTACTTTTCTCTTCGTCTTCACAGACCCTTTCCTTACGGCAGAATCTGATTAAAAAAATCGAAAATCTCGACAGTTTGAACTCACTGCGAGAGCTCGATTTGTATGACAATCAAATCCGCAAGTTGGAGAACCTGAACAAGCTCACTCAGTTGGAGTAAGTTGGGATATTAATTGTGCAGTAACAGTGAACCCCTGGGCTCTGGTCGCCATGGCACGACGAGCTGGACTCGGAGCACAGTGTTAATTGATGTTTCctttctgccccccccccccccaactgtaGGCAGCTGGATGTGTCCTTCAACGTTCTGAGGAAGATGGAAGGTTTGGAGCAGCTGACTCGGCTGAAGAAACTTTTCCTGCTTCACAACAAAATCGGCACCATCGCCAACCTGAGTCACTTCCCATGCCTGGAAATGCTGGAGCTGGGCTCCAATCGCATTCGAGTATGTTTGTCGTCACGCTCGCCAATGTGTCCATCAACTGCATTGTCATTGGCCTTCCTTTGTGCGGGCAGGTCATAGAGAACCTGGATACGCTCACGTCTTTGCAAAGCTTATTCCTCGGCACCAATAAAATCACCAAGCTGCAGAATATGGACAGCTTACACAGCCTGACTGTGTTAAGCATTCAGGTAAGCAGCACCGACTGAAGCGGAGCTTCTCCCATGTCAGGACCGCTTCCAGGGGTAGCCGTGTTTGGACCGAGCAGCCGAAAGCTAATGTATTCCAACTTCTTTGCCTTTACGTTCAGAGTAATCGGATTACTAAAATGGAAGGTTTGCAGAACCTGGTCAGCCTGCGAGAGCTCTACCTCAGCCACAATGGCATCGAGGTCATCGAGGGCTTGGAAAACAATGTGAGTCGAGCAAACGCCAAAAGCTCTCCATTGTGCACTCTGCTGCTCGCGGGAATGTACGACAACAACAGCCGCTACTGCAAAGTGTTTTCCGCTTTCACCCAGCTCGACTTTCTCTCCCTTCAGAAAAAGCTGACGACTCTGGACATTGCAGCCAACAGAGTGAAGAAGATCGAGAATATTGGCCATCTAACGGAGCTGCAGGAGTTCTGGGTAGGACTCTGAAAAGGCCCCCACAAAACATAATTTTGCAAAATGTCCTAAACTAGCCCCGCTGCTGCCCTCCCTCAGATGAACGACAACCAGATCGACAACTGGTCGGACCTGGACGAGCTGAAGAACGCCAAATCCCTGGAGACGGTCTACCTGGAGAGAAACCCGCTGCAGAAGGACCCGCAGTACCGGCGGAAGATCATGCTGGCGTTGCCCAGCGTGCGCCAGATCGACGCCACCTTCATCCGCTTTTAAACCTGCAGTATGGTACACGCCGTCCGCCCCAGCATCAAGCAGCACCTCCACTCGCCACTCACCGAATCATTCTCGCTCCAGATACAGAATAGACGGTGCAGCTTCAAAGTATGCGCTTCTTCTCAAGTCCATCCATGGGATGGGAACGTATTCATTATGGCACTGGGAATGAACTGTCAAGTAGCATCCAATCAATCACTTTGCTATTTTCGATCATGTAGCCAATTGAcatatttgtctgattttgAAAGCGCTAAAAGGTTAAGAGGGATCGGATCGCTCACCAACAAGGATTTGATGTGAGAGTAAATTGAACAAATTCAAGCCAGCGCCGGCCCAAAAGTAGCTACACACTTGGAAGGTGATAAATACAATCAACAATTTGCCTTCTAatttttgcccagcctgtggatccggcagTTAGCTTAGTGAAATAACTCCCTAACTCCTCATAACTCCTTTTAAATCTGAAGATGCATCATTTCAAActtatttgcaaattttgtttgtgtgtgttattgATATAATTTACAGCAAAACGCGACAAATGTCCCCCaggctcgcctcgcctcgcctcgtcaCTTCATCTTACGACCAAGTGGCACCTTTGTCGTCAAATAAGTCTTACAAGAATGTAACATTCGTGTCTATCTCGGATGGTAAATAATGTTTCCCTTTTTTGTGTAATACCGATCAcaactttgttttttatttgcttgTTTTGTTGTCAGATTTGTTTGGAGTGCTTCACAAAGGTTTTTACTAGTTTATCTCCAGCTCTGAGAATGGATGATGAGTTTAAAGATGCTGCTGTGACATTCTGTATTATTTATTGACAGTTGCACTCAACTAAAAAAACTGAGGGGCTGTTTGTGTGGTAGTCTCTTTGAAATAACTTTGAGAGCACTAGATTTGATCCATGTATACATACTATATACCCTACTTTGTTCATTTGACATCATGGCTAaaacaacagattttttttgtggcgtTAAAAGTTGTACACATTTTGAGTTATTATTTTACGCTTGGTTTTAAGGGACTCACAATGTCAAGTAATGGATTGAAAGAATTAATGTGTGTGTTGCCAGTGAATTTAAGTGGTTAAATCAAGTGATCTTAAATTGACATTGAAAGAGTTGTTAATCTGACATGCCATTTGTTGTTTAAATAATCTACACCACAGGGTTTTGGGACTTGAAATGGAATGTATTATGCAAACAACAATAAATGTATAGTATTACTACTTTATAAAgttttgcttttcatttttgACAGCGGTGGAAAATACATTGATACGTTTTTATACGTGCTGAGGACAAGTTTTGAATCTTTACACTCTATATTGgaaaagaaatatattttttctagTTACTTTTTCCGTAAAATAACTACGACTCCCACAATACCTCGCCACCACTCGCGCCAGGCTGAAAGGCAAAAACGGTGTCGCTTGCGCATGCGCGGCAtttatgttgttgtttgtggCGGTAAGATGGCGGCGCACGGAGACACCGCGGCCCTGGTGTTGAACGGGTTAATACAACAATTCACAGCGATAACAGGTAAAAAGCAGACTTGGTTTCCAGTCTAATTCGACGGATGGTGTGTGGTGGGCGTGCGGGAACGGCTCCCGGTGTCGAGACTGATAAAGAAATGCGTGCGCTGTTGCAAGAAGGAACGTTAAATGTGGCTGGGGCTCCTCCGCTGTCAgtcagtggggggaaaaaagcacaGCTCGTGTTAACTGGCCAActccaataaaatactctc is a genomic window containing:
- the ppp1r7 gene encoding protein phosphatase 1 regulatory subunit 7 isoform X2 yields the protein MDPNQPPATNKEESPVDMDTIILDPEEEDVDLVHCRIGKIEGLEVLQKAKTLSLRQNLIKKIENLDSLNSLRELDLYDNQIRKLENLNKLTQLEQLDVSFNVLRKMEGLEQLTRLKKLFLLHNKIGTIANLSHFPCLEMLELGSNRIRVIENLDTLTSLQSLFLGTNKITKLQNMDSLHSLTVLSIQSNRITKMEGLQNLVSLRELYLSHNGIEVIEGLENNKKLTTLDIAANRVKKIENIGHLTELQEFWMNDNQIDNWSDLDELKNAKSLETVYLERNPLQKDPQYRRKIMLALPSVRQIDATFIRF
- the ppp1r7 gene encoding protein phosphatase 1 regulatory subunit 7 isoform X1, which produces MASLSVVEPQEMEVDRRGESEESGDDETRRKSINGDMDPNQPPATNKEESPVDMDTIILDPEEEDVDLVHCRIGKIEGLEVLQKAKTLSLRQNLIKKIENLDSLNSLRELDLYDNQIRKLENLNKLTQLEQLDVSFNVLRKMEGLEQLTRLKKLFLLHNKIGTIANLSHFPCLEMLELGSNRIRVIENLDTLTSLQSLFLGTNKITKLQNMDSLHSLTVLSIQSNRITKMEGLQNLVSLRELYLSHNGIEVIEGLENNKKLTTLDIAANRVKKIENIGHLTELQEFWMNDNQIDNWSDLDELKNAKSLETVYLERNPLQKDPQYRRKIMLALPSVRQIDATFIRF